Genomic window (Planococcus sp. MSAK28401):
AGCAATTTGCGGCCTTCCCATTTTTCAGACTCTGAGCTAGCTTCGACCAATGCCGCTTGTGCCGCGTCGATTTTTTGATCCAGCGCATGCACCGATCGCTTCGAAGCGGCTATCAATTGTTCCGTTCCCGAGATTTCACCCGCTAGCCGCCGTTCTTCCGCTGCGTGCTGCAAAGCTTCTTGCGACAACTCGGAAAGTTGTGCCTTCAATGCATTGGCATCGTGTGCCAACAACGCTATATCCGCGTCTTTCAATTGTGCGCTCATGTCGAGATAATCGCGTGCTGCGGATGCTTGCATTTGCAGCGGCTCCATTCGCCCGTCGAGTTCATGCAGGATATCCAGCACACGGTTCAAGTTCTCGTCTGTTTCATTCAATTTGAACTCGGCTTTCCGTTTGCGCTGTTTGTATTTCAATACCCCAGCCGCTTCTTCGAAAATGGAACGCCGCTCGTCCGCTTTGCTATTGAGGATTTCATCAACACGACCTTGGGAAATGATAGAAAATGCTTCCTTGCCCAGTCCCGAATCCATGAACATATCGGTGATATCCTTTAATCGGCACGGCTGTTTGTTCAGCAGATAGGCACTTTCCCCACTGCGAAAAACCCTTCTCGTTACGCTGATTTCGCTGTAATCGAGAGGGGCTTCTCCGTCCGTGTTATCCAAAATTAATGTGACTTCCGCAAAATTAAGCGCTTTCCTTGAATCGCTTCCGGCAAAAATCACGTCTTCCATTTTTGCCCCACGCAGCGATTTTGCGGATTGCTCGCCGAGGACCCAACGGATCGCATCGGTTACATTACTTTTGCCGCTGCCATTTGGCCCGACAACGGCGGTGACGCCAGGGACGAAATCGATGCCGACACGGTCAGCGAACGATTTAAACCCAATTACTTCCAGTCTTTTCAAAAACATGTTCAATCCTCCGCTGTTTCCTGCAATTTAAGGATGGCAAGCTGCGCTGCCTTCTGCTCCGCTTCTTTTTTGGAGCGCCCGTCGCCTAGACCCAGTTCCTGGTCGCCCAAAGAAACGCGCGTCACAAAAATCCGGCTATGTGCAGGACCCTTTTCTTCGATGATTTCATAATTCAAGGTGCCGGTATTTTTCTGCTGCACCAGCTCCTGCAATTGGCTTTTATAATCCATCGCATGAGAAAAAGCACCGACTTCCACTTTCGGGAATAGCACTACCTCTAAAAAGGCCACGACCTTCTCCAGTCCCTGATCCAAATAAAGCGCTCCGACGAATGATTCGAAAACGTCCGCAAGAAGTGCTGGGCGCGTTCTGCCTCCTGTCAATTCCTCGCCTTTGCCGAGCAGAATGTATTTGCCAAAGCCCAGTTCGTTGGCGAATAGGACAAGAGACGGCTCGCATACGATCGATGCGCGAAGTTTGGTCAGTTCGCCTTCCGCCATTTCGGGATATTTCATATAGAGGAAATGCGATACCGACAATTCCAATACGGCGTCGCCTAAAAATTCCAGGCGCTCATTGTCCGTGAATTGTCTTCTTCGATGCTCATTCACATAAGATGAATGGGTAAATGCCTGCTGCAGAAGGGCAGGTTGTTCAAACTGGATGTCCAGCTCTTTTTGCAATTGCTCAAATGCCTGTTTCGCGCTTTCTTTAAGCGCCATTTGTTTGGTGTGTTTCGGTTTTCGTTTCATCGCCATTTTTATCTGCCTTCCTCTATTGTTCTCCTGTTGATTTTACCTGTTTTTCAGGCATTGTGCAAAAAGAGAATTGACGCACAGCTAGGCTGTGCGTCAATCTTTTGTGCTATCAAGCTGGGACGGATCCCGTTTATTCAACTTAAGCTTGTTTTTTTTCGATGTAAGTTACTGCGTCGCCTACTGTTGACATTCCTTCTGCATCTTCATCGGAAATTTCCATGTCGAATTCGTCTTCTAGCTCCATGACCAATTCAACTACATCCAATGAGTCCGCTCCAAGGTCGTTTGTGAAAGATGCTTCAGGTTTCACTTCGCTCTCTTCCACACCAAGACGATCTACGATTACTTTGGTTACTCGCTCCAATACTGTTGACAATGCCGTCACCTCCCCTCAAATCAGTATACATAATTGTAGACTACATGACCATGCCGCCGTCCAAATGTAAAGTCTGGCCGGTTACATAACTTGCTTCGTCCGAAGCCAAGAACAATGCCGCATTCGCTACATCTTCAGGCGCCCCGAAACGGGCAAGCGGAATCTGGGCAAGCATGGTCGATTGTACGTCGTCGCCGAGCTTTTCTGTCATATCAGTTGTAATAAACCCAGGAGCGACTGCGTTAGCGGTAATTCCGCGGCTCGCAAGTTCTCTCGCTGTCGTCTTCGTCAAACCGATGACGCCCGCTTTCGCTGCTACGTAATTCGCTTGTCCTGCATTGCCCATGACGCCGACGATCGAGGCGATATTGACGATGCGCCCCGCACGCTGTTTCATCATTTGGCGTGTCACAGCTTTCGTGCACAGGAAAACGCCTTTCAAGTTCGTATTGATCACATCGTCCCATTCGTCTTCTTTCATGCGCATCATCAAATTATCACGCGTGATGCCGGCATTATTGATGAGGATGTCGATCGAGCCGAATTCCTTCATCGCTGCATCCGCCAGCGCTTTCACTGCATCGGCATCTGCGACATTGGCTTTGACGGCAATGGCTTTGCCACCCGCTTGTTCGATCTCAGCTACGACGGCTTCCGCTTTGTCCTGGCTGCCGCTGTAATTGACGACGATATTTGCGCCTTCTTCAGCAAAGCGCCGGGCAATGGCAGCGCCAATACCTCGCGATGCCCCTGTAACGATGGCTGTTTTTCCAGTTAATTTGCTCATGTTGTCAACTCCTCTACCGCTTTTTCGAATGACGCCAGGTCATGGACCGGAATCACTGTGACTGAACGGTCGATTTTTTTCACCAAGCCGCTCAGCACTTTGCCAGGTCCAACTTCGACAAAGGTAGTGACGCCAAGGTCAATCATCTTCCGCACCGATTGCTCCCATAGGACTGGCGAGTACAATTGGTGAATCGACATGTCTTGCAATTGCGTCGCGTTTGTTTCCGGCTCGGCCTTGAAATTCGTTACGACGGGAACTTTCGCATTAAGCAAAAATGAATCACTTAGCACTTTTGCCAAGTCATGAGACGCGGAACGCATCAATTCCGAATGGAACGGGCCGCTGACATCGAGCGGAATGGCACGTTTTGCGCCGCGCTCTTTTGCCAGTTCACACGCTTTTTCCACTCCCGCTTTCGTTCCGGAAATAACGATTTGCCCCGGGCAGTTCAAGTTTGCCAATTGGACGACTCCTGCGCTATTGGTCGCATCATCCGTCACTTGTTCCAGCTTGTCTGCGTCCATCCCCAGAATGGCGGCCATCGCGCCTTCACCTGCAGGCACTGCTTCATTCATGAATAATCCGCGCTTATGGACCACTTCCACCGCTTTTGGAAATTCCAGGACATTCGATGCGACGAGGGCACTGTATTCACCAAGGCTATGCCCCGCTGTATAATCCGGTCGGATGCCTGCACGAATCAATCGTTCCGTGATCATCGAGCTGACAGTCAAAAGCGCCGGCTGTGCGTGATAAGTCAAAGTCAATTCTTCCTGCGGGCCTTCGAGCATCAATTTCGACAAGCCCATCCCAAGCACTTGGTCGGCGCTTTCGTAAAATTGGCGGCTCTTGTCATCTTCCAGAAAGCTTTCGCCCATGCCCACTGCCTGTGAGCCTTGCCCAGGATAAATAAATGCGATTTGCTTTCTCATGACGATTGTTCCTCCTTCAAGGTACTGTAAATCTTGCCGGCCACATCGTGCTCGACCATTGTGCGCGCCTGGCGGATGGCGTTATAAAATGCGGTGCCGTTGGATGAACCGTGCGCTTTGATGACCGGCGCCTTCAGCCCGAATAATCCTGCACCGCCGTACTCGCTGTAATCCAGCATGCCTTTTAACGCACTCAAATCATTTTTCACGAGCATTGCCGCTATTTTAGTTTTAGTTGAAGCCATAAAAACATCTTTGATCATCGAGAATACATTCATCGCAGTCCCTTCGATCGTCTTTAAGACCATATTGCCGGTAAAGCCGTCAGTGACGACTACATCAGCAGCACCGTTCAGCAAATCACGCGACTCCACATTTCCAATGAAGTTAACAGGTGCTTCTTTAAGCAGCGGAAATGCCGCTTTCGTCAGTTCATTGCCTTTTTTCTCTTCTGTCCCGATATTCAGCAAGCCGACAGTCGGATTGCTGATACCTCTCACTTTTTCGGCATAGATGCTGCCCATGATAGCGTATTGCACAAGGTGCTCCGGCTTAGCATCGGCATTGGCACCGAGATCCAGCATAAGAAAGCCTTTTCCGTCCATCGTCGGCAAAGTCGGTGCCAGCGCCGGGCGGTCGACACCGTCGATACGTCCGACGATAAACAAACCCGCTGACATAAGGGCTCCTGTATTGCCTGCGGATACTGCCGCGTCCGCGGTTCCTTCTTTGACCGCTTCAGCCATACGGACCATCGATGCATCTTTTTTGCGTCGCACCGAACGGACCGGATCGTCTTCCGATTCGATCACTTCAGCGCAATGGGTAATGGTCAAACGGTCTTGCGGTTTTATGTATTCGTCAATTTTGTCCTGTTGCCCGTAAAGCAAAATCTCCACGTCGCCAAATGCTTCGAGTGCTTGTTTGACACCTTCGATAATTTCTTTCGGGGCGTTGTCCCCGCCCATTGCATCAATCGCTATTTTCACGAATTGTCACCTTCACTTTGTTCAGTCATGCGGTACATTTCAAATGTCCCGATAAAAACTACTGCCTGGTCAACCGTCGACACCACTTTGACGAACGCGCGGTGCTTTTGGGGCTGCCTGTCGGTCACTTGCGCTTTCGCGACGACCCGCTGCCCGGCTTTAACCGGCTTCAAAAATTGCAATTCCGATTTCACCGTCAACGCCAATTCTTCGTTCATCACCGCTACCGCCAAGGAATTCGCCTGTGCAAACAGATGATGACCCCTGGCAATTCTATTGCGCTGGAAAACGTGTTCCGGTTTGACATCAAAAATCGAAATGGCTTTATTGTCCAATTCTATATCGATAATCTCGCCAATCACTTCGTCAATCGGCAAAGATTTCACTTCATCATCAAAAGTCTTCTCGGCAACATGTTTAATGCGCTCCCGAAGTTCAGGAATCGAAAGCTCCATCCTGTCGAGACGGATGGTCTGGACACTGACCCCGAACTCCGCCGACAATTCTTCATCGGTCACAAACGGATTGTCTTTGATAGAGGATTTCAGCGCAGCCTGCCGCTCTTTTTTAGGTTTTCTCACTATGTCACCGCCCGCTATTAGCACTTGGTACTAATATGAGTATATAAACAACAAAAAAAGAATGCAAGGAAAATCGGTCTCCCTGCATCCTAATCAAGCCTTCCGCCTTCGAGAATGCCGGACTCTTCAAGCATCTCCCGCAGGCATTTCGTTTCATCCGAGACCCAAAACGACTCGCTTGCAATCAATGCTTCCGCGTCTTTTCTCGCCGCTTCCAGCGCACGGTAATCATGGACCAAATCCGCCATGCGGAATTCCGGAATGCCACTTTGCTTGCGGCCGAAGAAATCGCCAGGGCCGCGCAGCTCCAGATCCTTTTCGGCAAGGATAAAGCCGTCGTTCGTTTCCGTCATCGAATTCATGCGCTCTTTGCCAATCTCCGTTTTCGGGTCCGCCAGTAGCACACAATAGGACTGCTCGCTGCCACGGCCAACGCGCCCACGCAATTGATGGAGCTGGGACAACCCAAAGCGTTCCGCGTCATAAATGAGCATGAACGAAGCATTCGGGACGTTGACGCCGACTTCGACGACGGTCGTCGATACAAGCACTGCAATCTTTCCTTCCGCAAATTCGCGCATCGTTTGCTCTTTTTCGTCAGGATGCAGACGGCCGTGCATCAACCCCACGGTATGGCGGCCTTCGAAATACACCGTCAATTGCTGGTACAGCTCGACCGCATTCTGATATTCCAAAGTTTCGGATTCTTCGATTAGCGGTGCGATGACATACGCCTGCCGTCCGGCGAGAAGTTCTTTTTCCATGCGGCCGACAATTTTGCCGAACATTTCTTTTTTCATCCAATAGGTTTCGATCTCTTTTCGCCCGGCTGGCATTTCATCGATGATCGAGACGTCCATTTCACCGAAAGCCGAAATCGCGAGCGTACGCGGAATCGGCGTGGCGGTCATGAACAGGACATCCGGGTTCAAGGCTTTATCTTTCAGCACACGCCGTTGATCCACGCCGAAGCGATGCTGCTCATCTGTGATGACCAATCCTAGGCTTTTGAACAAAACTTCCGGCTGGATCAAAGCATGGGTGCCGATCAGAATGTCGATTTCGCCGTCTACTAGACGCTTCAATACTTCCTTGCGCCTCTTGCCTTTGACCGATCCTGTTAGTAAGGCGACGCTGACGCCAAAGGGCCGGAACCATTCCTCGAGCGTATTGGCATGCTGCTCAGCAAGGATTTCCGTCGGTGCCATGAGCGCTCCTTGTTTGCCTGCTGTAACGGCGGCATATAAAGCGATCGCGGCGACGACGGTCTTGCCGGAACCGACATCCCCCTGCAATAAGCGGTTCATCCGGAACGGCTCTTTCATGTCGCGGCAAATTTCATTGACGACGCGTTTTTGGGCACTGGTCAAATCGAACGGCAAGGCCTCGATGAACGCTTTCAAACGATTCAAATCGTAATCAATGAACGACCCGCCCTCCGCTTCCCGGTTCTTTTTGCGCAGCGCCTGCATCTTCAATTGAAACAGCAATAGCTCTTCATACACAAAGCGCCGGCGTGCCTGCTTGAGCGATGCCGCATCTTCCGGAAAATGGACAGTCTCGAGCGCTTGTTCAAACGGCAGCAGCTGGTATTCTTCACGGATGGAAGCAGGCAGGCAATCCTGAAGGCCGCCTTTTGTAGCATCCAGCGCCTGCCGCATGAGCTTGCGGAACGTTTTCTGGTGCATAGAACCTTTCAGGCTGTAAACTGGTTCAAAATCCGCGCCATCTGTCCGCGGGCCAATCGAATGGCTGGAAACCGTGATCAATTGGCGGCCCCGATCCCATTTGCCGGTCAAAGTGACAATCGCGCCTATTTGAAGTTTGGCTTTCACGTAATGCTGGTTGAAGAATACCGCTTTGACGAGATGGCGGCCGACAAGCACCGTCACGGTCGTCCGCGATTTATTTTTTCCTAAAAAAAGGACGGAAGGCTCATTTTCGACCCTTCCCTCCACCGTTACCCGTTCATTATGGGGCGTTTCAGCCAGATCTTTGAGCTGGAAATCCTCGTGGCGATACGGGAAGGTCATGATCAAGTCTTCAAGACTTTCAATCTTCATGTCCCGCAAGGTTTCAGCCGCTTGCTTCCCGACCCCCTTCAATGAAGAGACCGGTGCTTTATTGTCCACTGCCGACTACCGACCCGCCGAAGATTTTTGATTCTAGCCATTTGCCGGTAGGTGTCGCAGCCAATCCGCCTTTTGCCGTTTCGCGGAACGCACTAGGCATCGCTTGCCCGATTTCGAACATCGCGCTGATGACTTCGTCGCACGGGATGCGGCTGGTCACGCCAGCGAGCGCCATATCGGCAGCGACAACCGCATTGGATGCACCCATTGCATTGCGCTTCACGCATGGCACTTCCACGAGCCCCGCCACAGGGTCGCAGACTAGACCGAGCATATTCTTCAAGGTAATGGCAAAAGCTTCAGAACTTTGCTGAGGCGTGCCGCCGGCCATTTCAATGATGGCAGCAGAAGCCATCGCCGCTGCAGAGCCGACTTCCGCCTGGCATCCACCAGCTGCTCCGGAAATCGAGGCGTTATTGGCCACGACAAAGCCGAAAGCACCGGATGTGAACAGGTAACGAATCATCTGTTCACGCGTCGGGTTCAATTTATTCTTCACGGCAAACAAAGTACCCGGGACAACCCCTGCGGATCCTGCAGTCGGCGTCGCGCAGATCGTGCCCATCGCCGCGTTCACTTCATTGGTCGCGACAGCTTTGCTGACGGCATCAAGCAGCAGATCTCCGGACAGGCTATTGCCTTGCTGCATGTATTTTTGAAGCAGCACCGCGTCGCCACCAGTCAAGCCGGAAACGGAATGAACGCCTTGCAAGCCTTTTTCGACCGCTTCTTCCATGACAGTCAAATTGCGCTCCATTTGCTGCATAATATCTTCCCGCGAACGGTCTGTGATGAGCATCTCCTGTTCGATCATGATCTCGGAAATGAGCTTGCCTTCTTTCTCTGCCCGTTCGACGAGCTCCCTTACATTTCGGAATAGAACATCCATTTCTCTTACCTCCAGTTTAGTCGGCGATGCGTGTGACTTGCGTAATATTTGGCAACTCGCGCAATTCGCCCATTACATCTACATCTACCGTCTGATCGACTTCGATGACCATCAACGCCATGTCTCCACGCTCTTTGCGAGATACTTCCATATGGCCGATGTTGATGTCGTATTTATATAAACAATTCGCTACGTTTGCGATACAGCCCGAGCGGTCGTCGTGGACGACGAGGATCGCCGGGTGATTGCCGGATAGCCTGAGCGGGAACCCGTTCAGTTCCGTAATTTCGATTTTGCCTCCGCCGATGGAAATTCCCATCATCGACATTTCGGATTTTTCATCCCCGATGACGATGCGCGCGGTATTCGGATGATCGACATTCCCCGTTTCCGGAATGAACTCATAGCTCATGCCGAGCTTTTCCGCTTCTTCAAAAGCGGTTTTGATGCGCTCGTCGAATGTATCGTAATCTAGTAAGCCGCCGACAATCGCCACATCGGTCGAATGCCCTTTATAAGTTTCTGCGAAAGATCCGTATAAATGGATCTTCGCCCACGCCGGCTGCCTGCCAAACAAATCCCTCGCTACCCTTCCGATGCGTGCGGCCCCCGCCGTGTGCGAAGATGATGGCCCGATCATTACCGGGCCGATTATATCAAAAACAGATTTGAACTTCATGCTCAAACCCCTCACTTTCTTTCTCGTATAATTTCATTTTACATGAAAAGCACAACGGAAACAAAGATAATAAAGCGCATACATTGTCTTAACCGTGGGCTTTTTCAACTACTCGCCAAAGCTTTTCCTATTTGGAGCTATTTCGCACTTTTCTATTGTGGAAAAATAAAAAAGCGGAAGCCCGGTGTCTTGTTCCCGGACCTCCGCCTAACATTATTCAACTGCGAGAATATATGGATAGAGCGGCTGTTTGCCGTTGTGGATTTCCACTTCGACGTCGCCATTCAATGTTTCGATGAACGCGCCGAGCTTTTCGGCATCCGCTTCACTGACATCCTCACCGAAGAGAATCGTGACGATCTCTGCATCCGCATCGACCAGCGTTTTGCATAATTCTTCTGTGACTTTTTCAAGGCTTTCATCCGACACGACGATCTTGCCTTCTGAAATTCCCATGAAATCGTCTTTTTTGATGGAGACGCCGTCAATCGATGTATCGCGCACCGCAAAAGTGACCGACCCTGACTTGACGTGCTTGATTGCATCCCCCATCGCTTGTTGGTTGTCCGCGACAGCCGCTTCCGGATTGAAAGCGAGAAGAGCTGACATGCCTTGCGGGACATCTTTTGTCGGCACGACAGCCGCTTCGATATCAAGGAGCTCTGCCGCTTGTTCCGCCGCCATGATGATGTTTTTATTGTTCGGCAAGATCAGCACGCGCTCTGCGCCGATCGAACGAACGGCATTGACAATATCTTCCGTTGATGGGTTCATCGTCTGGCCGCCTTCGATAACGTAAGACGCGCCGATTGACCGAAGCAATTCCGCTACGCCTTCGCCCATCGCTACCGTGACGATTGCATATGGATGCTTGGCTTCTTCAACTGCAGCGGTCTTTTTATGGCCTTCGCCGACAATATCGGTATGCTGCTGGCGCATGTTTTCGATCTTCATGCTGATCAGACTTCCGTATTCCTGGCCGTATGTAAGGACTTTCCCCGGCTCTTCGGAGTGGATATGGATTTTCGCGATCTCTTCATCTGAAATGACCAGAAGGGAATCGCCGTAAGCGCTCAAATCTGTCCGGAACGCTGCTTCATTGAATGAGCGTTTGCCATCTTCGAATTTGACCATAAATTCTGTGCAATAGCCAAATTCGATATCTTCCGTGTTCATGAAACCGGCAATGTTCTTATGGTGCTCAGCACTGACCAGTTCATCCATCGAATTATCGACATGCTTCTCTGGCAATGCTTCGCCTTTCAATGAAGCAAGGAAGCCTTCATAGACATAGACAAGCCCTTGTCCGCCGCTGTCAACGACGCCAACTTCTTTCAGTACCGGCAATAGGTCCGGTGTTCTCTCAAGCGATGCTTGCGCTTCAATAACGACCGCTTCGAACAGCACGATAATGTCTTCTTCATTGTCTGCCAGGCTCATGCCTTTTGCTGCGGCATCTTTGGCGACTGTCAGAATGGTACCTTCAACCGGTTTCATGACAGCTTTGTAGGCGGTCTCGACGCCATGTTGCAAAGCTTCTGCCAATTTTTTTGCAGATAGTTCCTGCTCATCAGCGATGAATTTGCCGAATCCACGGAACAATTGGGACAAAATGACGCCCGAGTTGCCGCGTGCTCCCATCAGGAGGCCTTTCGATAAAGCGCTTGCTGTTTTCCCGATATGTTCTTGTGCATGGGTTTCTGTCTCTTTTGCACCGGATGTCATCGATAAATTCATGTTTGTCCCAGTATCGCCGTCCGGCACCGGGAAGACGTTCAATGCATCCACATAATCCGCGTTTTGGTATAGATGATGCGAACCCATCTGAACCATTTCAGCGAATTTCACTCCGTTTAATGACTTCATAACCGAATTTTCCTCCTCTTACGGGTTCGTCACACGAACGCCCTGGACATAAATGTTTACCGCACTAACCGGCATGCCCAATGTTTTTGTAATTGTATATTTCACTTTGGATTGGACTTGATACGCCACTTCCGAAATTTTCGTTCCGTAGCTGATGATTACATACATATCAATGACCAAATCGCCATCTTCCTGGCGCACAAGGACCCCTTTGGCAAAGTTTTCTTTGCGGAGGATATCCGTGAGGCCATCGCGGATCTGGTGTTTGGTTGCCATCCCTACGATGCCGTAGCATTCGATTGCAGCGCCGCCGGCTATTTGGGCTATCACATCATTGGAAATATCGATTTGACCATATTCATTATTTAACTCAATCGACATTAAAATTCCTCCTCGAGTCCTATTTCACTCTTTTCATTCTACATGAAAGCCCTTTATAAGAAAAGCCAACGTTTTAGCCTGTAAAGGTTTTTTTCTTGAAAGGCTGTGAATTTCACTTGCGCCCGTCTTTTTTCTATGGTAAATTATTAAAGTATGTGAAACGAAAAACGAACTGAAATTCTATTATAATTTTCAGCTTCACTTGTGAGGAGGGACTTACATGCCAAAAGTATGTGCAGTATCTGGACGTAAAGCTCGTGCAGGAAACAGCCGTTCACACGCGTTGAACTCGACAAAACGTACATGGGGAGCAAACCTTCAAAAAGTTCGCATCCTTGTAGACGGCAAGCCGAAACGTGTATGGGTTTCCGCGAGAGCATTGAAATCAGGAAAAGTTGAGCGCGTCTAAACCGCTCATGAATAATGCCAGGTCTGACATTCGTCAGCCTGGCATTTTTTCGTGCGTTCAATCTGAACTTTCGATGACGATCAAATGGCCGCCCGTGAATTCAAGCTTTGCCTCCTCCAGCAATTCGTTGCTGATAAAGCGTGTCGAGCCGAACGGAATCTGCTCCTCTGTCACTGGATATTTAACTCCTTCTATCGTAAAGCCGCTCACTTCTTCCGCGAACGGATAAAAGGAGATGTATTTAAAAGCTTGATCGGCTTCCAGGCGATACGTTCCGGGTTCCATGAAACGGATGCGGTTCTGCTTGTTCACGATCATGAAATCGATTTTTGGATAGCTTCTTTGATAGGCAAAGACGATGTGCAAGGCGGCCATATAATGGTCGAGCCTGCCGCCGGTCACACCGGTAACAATGACAGTGTCCGGATTGTAATGCATCGCTTTTTTCAACGCCAATTCTGTATCCGATTCATCTTTTTCCGCCGGCGACCGTTCAAGTGACGGGAAAATCGAGCGGATTTTTTCGTACTCGCTGTCTGTCACCGAATCAAAATCCCCGATTGCTTCCACCGGTTCAATGCCGAGCCCAAGCAACGTCATGACCCCTGCATCCACCCCGATATAGGACGCTCCTTCATATGAAGAAAGGTCCGGCAGTTCGTCTGCCGGACCTCCTGCTGTTACTACGATAATCACGAGATAACTCCTTGCCCCGCTTTTTTGATCGCCTGCAACGCTTGCGTGCGGTCTTGTTTGCCGAAAATGGCAGAACCGGCCACAAACACGTTCGCCCCTGCTTGCGCGCACGGAACGATCGTCTCTTCATTGATGCCGCCGTCGATCTGGATATCGACAGACAAGCCTTTATCTTGGATCAATTGCGACAATGCCTCAACTTTCGGGACCACTGAATGGATGAACTTCTGTCCACCAAATCCAGGGTTAACGGTCATGAACAGCACCAAATCGATATCTTCCAGAACATGCTGGATCGTTTCGATGGGCGTGTGCGGGTTCAAGACGACACCCGGTTTGACGCCGAACGAACGGATCAATTGGATGGTGCGGTGAAGATGCGGGCACGCTTCGACATGGACGGTAATATAATCCGCACCAGCCTTGGCAAAATCCTCGATATAACGGTCCGGGTTCTCGATCATCAAATGGACATCGAGCGGAAGCTGTGTCAACGGGCGTAGCGCATCGACCACAATCGGCCCCATCGTGATATTCGGGACGAAATGGCCGTCCATAACATCGATGTGGATCCAATCGGCTCCAGCTTTTTCGACTTCCTGTACTTCTTGTCCAAGTTTTGCAAAATCTGCTGCTAGAATAGACGGTGCAATTTTAATCATGTGAATACCTCGGCTTTCGATTCATTATTTCTTCCAAAAATTTCAAATAGTGCTTATAGCGGTATTCCGGAATATCCCCGGTTTCCACCGCTTTTTTGATGGCACATTTTGGTTCATTCAAATGCAGGCATTCGCGAAATTTGCAGCCTCCTGCACGCTCTTCCATTTCCGGGAAGCATGCTGACAATTGTTCTTTCTCCAGTTGTTCAAAATCGAACGAGCTGAATCCCGGCGTATCCGCCAGCAACCCGCCGTTTACTTCGATCAATTCCACATGGCGCGTCGTATGCTTGCCGCGATTCAAGGCTTGTGAGATGTCATCGG
Coding sequences:
- a CDS encoding DAK2 domain-containing protein, which codes for MKSLNGVKFAEMVQMGSHHLYQNADYVDALNVFPVPDGDTGTNMNLSMTSGAKETETHAQEHIGKTASALSKGLLMGARGNSGVILSQLFRGFGKFIADEQELSAKKLAEALQHGVETAYKAVMKPVEGTILTVAKDAAAKGMSLADNEEDIIVLFEAVVIEAQASLERTPDLLPVLKEVGVVDSGGQGLVYVYEGFLASLKGEALPEKHVDNSMDELVSAEHHKNIAGFMNTEDIEFGYCTEFMVKFEDGKRSFNEAAFRTDLSAYGDSLLVISDEEIAKIHIHSEEPGKVLTYGQEYGSLISMKIENMRQQHTDIVGEGHKKTAAVEEAKHPYAIVTVAMGEGVAELLRSIGASYVIEGGQTMNPSTEDIVNAVRSIGAERVLILPNNKNIIMAAEQAAELLDIEAAVVPTKDVPQGMSALLAFNPEAAVADNQQAMGDAIKHVKSGSVTFAVRDTSIDGVSIKKDDFMGISEGKIVVSDESLEKVTEELCKTLVDADAEIVTILFGEDVSEADAEKLGAFIETLNGDVEVEIHNGKQPLYPYILAVE
- the sdaAA gene encoding L-serine ammonia-lyase, iron-sulfur-dependent, subunit alpha, whose translation is MDVLFRNVRELVERAEKEGKLISEIMIEQEMLITDRSREDIMQQMERNLTVMEEAVEKGLQGVHSVSGLTGGDAVLLQKYMQQGNSLSGDLLLDAVSKAVATNEVNAAMGTICATPTAGSAGVVPGTLFAVKNKLNPTREQMIRYLFTSGAFGFVVANNASISGAAGGCQAEVGSAAAMASAAIIEMAGGTPQQSSEAFAITLKNMLGLVCDPVAGLVEVPCVKRNAMGASNAVVAADMALAGVTSRIPCDEVISAMFEIGQAMPSAFRETAKGGLAATPTGKWLESKIFGGSVVGSGQ
- a CDS encoding Asp23/Gls24 family envelope stress response protein, coding for MSIELNNEYGQIDISNDVIAQIAGGAAIECYGIVGMATKHQIRDGLTDILRKENFAKGVLVRQEDGDLVIDMYVIISYGTKISEVAYQVQSKVKYTITKTLGMPVSAVNIYVQGVRVTNP
- the rpe gene encoding ribulose-phosphate 3-epimerase encodes the protein MIKIAPSILAADFAKLGQEVQEVEKAGADWIHIDVMDGHFVPNITMGPIVVDALRPLTQLPLDVHLMIENPDRYIEDFAKAGADYITVHVEACPHLHRTIQLIRSFGVKPGVVLNPHTPIETIQHVLEDIDLVLFMTVNPGFGGQKFIHSVVPKVEALSQLIQDKGLSVDIQIDGGINEETIVPCAQAGANVFVAGSAIFGKQDRTQALQAIKKAGQGVIS
- a CDS encoding thiamine diphosphokinase, with product MIIVVTAGGPADELPDLSSYEGASYIGVDAGVMTLLGLGIEPVEAIGDFDSVTDSEYEKIRSIFPSLERSPAEKDESDTELALKKAMHYNPDTVIVTGVTGGRLDHYMAALHIVFAYQRSYPKIDFMIVNKQNRIRFMEPGTYRLEADQAFKYISFYPFAEEVSGFTIEGVKYPVTEEQIPFGSTRFISNELLEEAKLEFTGGHLIVIESSD
- the rpmB gene encoding 50S ribosomal protein L28 — protein: MPKVCAVSGRKARAGNSRSHALNSTKRTWGANLQKVRILVDGKPKRVWVSARALKSGKVERV
- the sdaAB gene encoding L-serine ammonia-lyase, iron-sulfur-dependent subunit beta, with the translated sequence MKFKSVFDIIGPVMIGPSSSHTAGAARIGRVARDLFGRQPAWAKIHLYGSFAETYKGHSTDVAIVGGLLDYDTFDERIKTAFEEAEKLGMSYEFIPETGNVDHPNTARIVIGDEKSEMSMMGISIGGGKIEITELNGFPLRLSGNHPAILVVHDDRSGCIANVANCLYKYDINIGHMEVSRKERGDMALMVIEVDQTVDVDVMGELRELPNITQVTRIAD